GCGTGACGCCGAGGTCGGCGAATGCGCGTTCATAGGTTTCCCACATGCTATCCATCACGGCGCTGGCGGCCGTGATGACGACGATCTTGGCGGACGGGCCGCCGGAGAGTTCGACGAAGCGCTTGAGGATCGCCATGTCGTGCTGCTTGTCCTCGCCGCCGCCGATGATCACGAGGTGGCCGTGGCTCTTGGCGACCCGCTCCGCCTGTTCGGCCTGGGCGATGGCGTTCTTGTCTTGTACGGTCATGATGCGACGATCCTTGCGTGGGGCATATCCTGGTTGCTGTGGGAGCCTGCCTCCGTGCGGCTGACGGCGATCAGGCCGACGGGGACCTTCGGGTCGAACAGGTCGACGCCGCGCTTGAGGGCCTGTTCGAGCGGCATGCCGCCCTCGATCCAGCCGTAGACGGTGCGCGCCAGCAGGTGTCGCACGATCTGCTCGCCGATGCCGGTGGCGGCCACGGCGCCCTCGGGACCCGCGTAGAAGCCGCTGCCGATGATGGGCGTGTCGCCCACGCGGCCCAGCAGCGACGGCGCCGAACCGCCCGTGGACAGCGCCACGGCGAAATGGCCGTCGGGTCCGCGCACGACGGCGCCGACCGTGTCGCAGGCCGCGTGGGCGGGCAGGTCGAGCGGCGTCTGGTAATTCCAGAAGCGCAGGAACGCTTTCGCCTCGTCGGAGATACCCGGCATCGACGGCACGCGGCCGGCCAGCTCGCGGATGACTTTTTCGTGGGCCGCGCGCTGGTGGTCGGAGATCGTCGTGTGGGCCGGGTGGCCGATGGCCGCGGCGAAACGGCTCGCGCCGTCGCCCGCCAGCAGCCAGTGCGGCGTCTCGGCGACGGCCCGCGCCAGCAGCACGGGATTCTTGACGCCCTGCACGCAGGCGACGGCGCCGAGGCGGCCGCGGGTGTCCATGACGGACGCGTCCATCTCGACCGTTGCGCCGTCCAGGCACAGCACCGAGCCGCTGCCGGCATTGAAGCGGCCATCGTCTTCCATCGACACGACGGCCGCGATGGCGGCCTCGAGCGCGTCAGCGCTGATGTCGAGCTCCTCGACCGCCCGCTGCGCCGCGCGTTCGCATCCGTCGTCGTACGCGCGCGGGCTGCCGGCCCCGCCATGCACGACGATTGCATAGCCTTCCATTACTTTCATATTGTTCTTCTCTCCTCGCATAACCGGTGCAATGCGCGCGCCGATGCGGCGCGGCAAAGCGGATACCGCATTATGCAAAACATAAAAAAATAGAAACATCGGTACCGTAGCCGTGTGGTTGTCAGACGCGGCTTACACGGATCAGTCAGGCGGAATGGGAGGGGATATTGTTTCTCTAGCGCATCGCGGACACGCTGCGCAGCGCCTGGCGCAGCTCGCGGGCCACCTGGCGGCGCCGCGAATCGTCGACGAAGCGGCCGATCTCGACCTTCACGCCGCGCGATTCAAGCTGGATGAGCGTGCGCGGGCGCTCATCCGGGACGACGACGCGGGTCCACAACGGATCGAGCCGGATCAGCTCGCGCTTTTCGGCTTGCACGCACGTGACGAGCAGGCCCGATTCGGACAGCGCGATGCGCTCGTGGTCCGTCGCATGGCGCGCATAGACGAGCATGGCGAGCCCGACGAGGGCCAGTTCGAGCAGGGAAAACCCGAGCACGAACCAGATGCCGTGGACCAGGAAGCCGAGCGCGACA
This genomic stretch from Massilia putida harbors:
- a CDS encoding isoaspartyl peptidase/L-asparaginase → MKVMEGYAIVVHGGAGSPRAYDDGCERAAQRAVEELDISADALEAAIAAVVSMEDDGRFNAGSGSVLCLDGATVEMDASVMDTRGRLGAVACVQGVKNPVLLARAVAETPHWLLAGDGASRFAAAIGHPAHTTISDHQRAAHEKVIRELAGRVPSMPGISDEAKAFLRFWNYQTPLDLPAHAACDTVGAVVRGPDGHFAVALSTGGSAPSLLGRVGDTPIIGSGFYAGPEGAVAATGIGEQIVRHLLARTVYGWIEGGMPLEQALKRGVDLFDPKVPVGLIAVSRTEAGSHSNQDMPHARIVAS
- a CDS encoding DUF2244 domain-containing protein; its protein translation is MTQEWTLRRNCSLSPRQAARAYAILCIGSLAVALGFLVHGIWFVLGFSLLELALVGLAMLVYARHATDHERIALSESGLLVTCVQAEKRELIRLDPLWTRVVVPDERPRTLIQLESRGVKVEIGRFVDDSRRRQVARELRQALRSVSAMR